The Oryzias latipes chromosome 1, ASM223467v1 genome contains a region encoding:
- the LOC101163145 gene encoding zinc finger protein 420 produces the protein MAVQQYKMEEDVFMEPLPEPLLLILSPPPPFLPTVSQPVMVWPKWLKAFERYMRGLGETDLPDSSKLVLLQNCLGTEGERVFRILIRNESTYAAAVGALTSHFNSSSTSQMHRLKFHQRVQMPGETADQFVSVLEELAIPCKYRKSKHKVILDQLINKTNSAQLRESLLMRRTDLTLPTALAIARDMELLLEESPQYHVHEVSVDIGEDFDPPVPIKRKRGRPRREEQRLKAETRAAQPPVKPPTRKDEYYYSNDKLYYENDGEDPAPEESDGACSVSDDGEKEDPVSLLRVKEEDSGKDSDDAEDAGENEEDDDDFVLPSTKLKGPVCPICPNRRFRNAHKLGRHMRTHTKEKPFTCPLCSKTFSQSYHMTRHMRNLHGAAQHICATCGESLESCTELQKHKKTHRPKVLLCLDCNEKFSNAQEFSAHVKSHSAALSSQEEGQSGDQVDVKTEEPPNDPEDGMCPDTEPEVSTSVSENGEAESENGGQMKQKATAKSRRDGHFCPICVNRHFKGSNKLARHMRTHTKEKPFACPVCEMTFSQSYHMTRHVRNQHGLGQHICSKCGKSFDTWLDLKVHKKTHAIRGLTCFACDKQFKGEAALANHLKLHRKVESSPRSLVCSDCGKEFGRMYHLKRHLMTHRKGATAECYTCPDCQKVFVFPEDLNKHLENHVKENKGMCPKCNESFTSAEELEAHMSVHQKSYSCSICGKKFKVEYALKKHEQGHQTEQYFCSLCQKHFLKLSHYKRHVLVHNRRESKCPHCASVFLQLTAFKYHLRTHTEERPYQCSCCIESFQQKEDLEQHCLKHRKFKKQKPYSCTRCDSAFSTLVELTEHMSLHEGEPPQTCPVCGKSFLNKNKLEKHLSIHTGERPHLCSICGNGFPSAASLKLHAHIHTGEKPFQCKQCSKKFSSNSGLRLHSRQHMDQRPSYECPECGRTYGRMTELKMHQRYHTGDKPYACTCCSKRFISKDKLMVHMRTHTGERPYSCPHCGQTFTQTGDRNRHISKQHSNLMQ, from the coding sequence ATGGCTGTACAGCAATACAAGATGGAGGAGGACGTCTTCATGGAGCCCCTCCCTGAGCCACTCCTCCTTATCCTCTCCCCTCCTCCACCTTTTCTGCCCACTGTTTCTCAGCCGGTCATGGTTTGGCCCAAGTGGCTTAAAGCTTTTGAGCGCTACATGCGGGGCCTGGGGGAGACGGACCTGCCGGACTCCAGCAAGCTGGTGCTCCTGCAGAACTGCCTCGGCACCGAAGGGGAGCGCGTCTTCAGAATCCTGATCCGGAACGAAAGCACGTACGCCGCTGCCGTTGGAGCTCTGACCTCTCACTTTAACTCCAGCAGCACGTCTCAGATGCACCGCCTTAAATTCCACCAGAGGGTGCAGATGCCCGGAGAGACCGCCGATCAGTTTGTATCCGTGCTGGAAGAACTGGCGATTCCTTGCAAATATCGAAAATCCAAACATAAAGTCATCCTGGATCAGCTGATCAATAAAACAAACTCCGCACAACTGCGAGAGAGTCTGCTGATGAGGAGGACGGATCTGACCCTGCCCACGGCGTTGGCTATAGCTCGAGACATGGAGCTGCTTTTGGAAGAGTCTCCGCAGTACCATGTCCATGAGGTCAGCGTGGACATCGGAGAGGATTTTGACCCTCCTGTTCCAATCAAACGCAAACGAGGGCGACCTCGCCGGGAGGAGCAACGACTTAAAGCCGAGACGCGTGCAGCTCAGCCCCCGGTGAAGCCGCCTACGCGCAAAGACGAGTACTACTACAGCAATGATAAGCTGTACTATGAAAACGACGGGGAAGATCCAGCTCCGGAGGAGTCCGACGGGGCTTGCAGCGTCTCGGATGACGGTGAAAAGGAAGATCCAGTGTCACTGCTGAGGGTGAAGGAGGAAGACTCCGGCAAAGACAGCGATGATGCAGAAGATGCCGGTGAGAACGAAGAAGACGATGACGACTTTGTGTTGCCGTCTACAAAGCTGAAGGGCCCCGTGTGCCCCATATGCCCCAACAGGCGCTTCAGAAACGCACACAAGCTGGGCAGACACATGCGGACCCACACAAAGGAAAAACCCTTCACCTGCCCGCTCTGCAGCAAGACATTCAGCCAGTCCTACCACATGACCCGACACATGAGGAACCTGCACGGTGCCGCCCAGCACATCTGCGCCACCTGCGGCGAGAGCCTGGAGAGCTGCACGGAGCTCCAGAAACACAAGAAGACGCACCGACCCAAAGTTCTGTTATGTCTAGACTGCAATGAAAAATTCTCCAACGCTCAGGAGTTTTCTGCTCACGTCAAGTCACACAGCGCCGCCTTGTCTTCCCAAGAGGAGGGTCAAAGTGGTGATCAGGTTGATGTAAAAACCGAGGAACCACCTAATGATCCGGAGGACGGCATGTGTCCAGATACAGAGCCTGAGGTTTCTACCTCCGTCAGTGAAAACGGCGAAGCTGAGTCTGAGAATGGAGGACAAATGAAGCAAAAGGCAACAGCAAAATCTAGAAGAGATGGACATTTCTGTCCTATCTGTGTCAACCGGCACTTCAAAGGATCCAACAAACTGGCCAGACACATGAGGACGCACACTAAAGAGAAACCCTTCGCCTGTCCGGTGTGTGAAATGACCTTTAGTCAGTCCTACCACATGACCAGACACGTGCGGAACCAGCACGGCCTCGGGCAGCACATCTGCTCCAAATGCGGGAAGAGTTTCGACACCTGGCTGGATCTGAAAGTGCACAAAAAGACCCACGCCATCAGGGGCCTGACGTGTTTCGCCTGCGATAAGCAGTTCAAAGGGGAAGCTGCGCTCGCCAACCACCTCAAACTGCACCGCAAGGTGGAGTCCTCGCCTCGGAGCCTCGTCTGCAGCGACTGCGGCAAGGAGTTTGGCCGAATGTACCATCTGAAAAGACACCTCATGACTCACCGGAAAGGAGCGACCGCAGAGTGCTACACGTGCCCCGACTGCCAGAAGGTTTTTGTCTTCCCAGAAGACCTCAACAAGCATCTGGAGAACCACGTGAAGGAGAACAAAGGCATGTGTCCAAAGTGTAACGAAAGCTTCACCAGCGCAGAAGAACTCGAGGCTCATATGAGCGTCCATCAGAAGTCCTACTCCTGCAGCATCTGCGGGAAGAAGTTTAAGGTGGAGTACGCTCTGAAGAAGCACGAACAAGGTCACCAAACCGAACAGTATTTCTGCTCTTTGTGCCAGAAGCATTTCCTCAAGCTCTCCCACTATAAGAGGCACGTGTTGGTCCACAACAGACGGGAGTCTAAGTGCCCTCACTGTGCCAGCGTTTTCCTGCAGCTAACGGCCTTCAAGTACCACCTACGGACTCACACTGAAGAGAGGCCTTACCAGTGCAGCTGCTGCATCGAATCCTTCCAGCAGAAGGAGGATCTGGAGCAGCACTGCCTCAAACACAGGAAGTTCAAGAAGCAGAAGCCCTACTCCTGCACCCGCTGTGACAGCGCCTTCTCCACGCTGGTGGAGCTGACTGAACACATGAGCCTGCATGAGGGGGAGCCGCCACAAACCTGCCCCGTGTGCGGCAAGAGTTTCCTGAACAAGAACAAGCTGGAGAAGCACCTGAGCATCCACACCGGGGAGAGGCCTCACCTGTGCTCCATCTGCGGCAACGGCTTCCCCTCCGCCGCCAGCCTCAAGCTGCACGCCCACATCCACACGGGGGAGAAGCCCTTCCAGTGCAAGCAGTGCAGCAAGAAGTTCAGCTCCAACAGCGGCCTGCGCCTGCACAGCCGGCAGCACATGGACCAGCGGCCCAGCTACGAGTGCCCCGAGTGCGGGAGGACGTACGGCCGCATGACGGAGCTGAAGATGCACCAGCGCTACCACACCGGAGATAAACCCTACGCGTGCACCTGCTGCTCCAAACGCTTCATCAGCAAGGACAAGCTGATGGTGCACATGAGGACGCACACGGGGGAGAGGCCTTACTCCTGCCCCCACTGCGGACAGACATTTACGCAGACGGGGGACAGAAACAGACACATCAGTAAACAACACAGCAACTTAATGCAGTGA